From the genome of Salvia splendens isolate huo1 chromosome 7, SspV2, whole genome shotgun sequence:
ccatagcttagccactgccacattatcagcactaaaaatcctcctgccacatcattaaaacaagcaaatagcccagcaatagtctagccacataatatccacatcactattaacaaatatatacaaaattaaataattaacaatcacacaatatacgaaatttaatttacgagacatatacgagaaaagtttaataataatattaaaattttaaaaagtacaataatttaaaaaaaatacaataataaaaaggagtgtCAATTCACTattcgttaaaacaagtggtgcgaatgaaaatgacgagcaaagcgcgtatatatagtgtttcggaaaaaaaaaaatttaatttcgcgctaggcggtgcgctgggcggtggctgggcggcattgtggatggtcttatgtAATGGATTATGGAGTAGTAGTATTTCCTAATCTCACATCTAAAAAATAAGTAGATTGATTATTTGTGGTgggtacattttacccctataATGCAGAGATCTCATATGAATAAAGCAATCCGTATTCCATCAATTCAGAGCATCCGAATTAGTAAAATGTACTAATAGTTTCCAAAGATAAATGATGCATAGTACTACATTTGTCTatacaaatttattttattttgtatatcctctcaattaatttttatttatttttaataaatttttgtttCCAATGATAtaaatcttattttttttaataaatttttgctCTCTATTGCtcttttactattatttattaattttatgtcAAAACATATATAGTCTACTATCAAAATTATTGTTAGTAGAAGAaggtagtattttattttttttatcatgcaTTTCCTGAGTACTACTCTCCCAGTTCTATAAGAGTATACACTATTTTTGTTAGTTTGTGTCATAACAGtttgcactttttaattttagaaattattttctctcGCATGAGATTAGACCAATTCTCAACAATCAatactttaataattttttttattattctcttactttagttattaattatttattaaaattcgtatatTACTAAAAATTGCATACTTGTGGGATGACGATGTAGTATATACTCGTAAGTAATTGCAAAATACGTATTCCCCTAATGAAATTTCCGGTTGAATTTTAGGGCATCAGTAACCCCgtccccaagtcccctccacgtcatcattcctctacagttgcggcccaggccacaactgctgtaaccctacaggttgcggcccgggccgcaactaataaatgacactattcacaactccaacctattttgaaagtaaaataaaaaacgctgtaaatttataacacggaaaatttaatttcatcgaatactgcaaaattacaacatataaatttttaaactgaaaataaaatacatgaaaacataacgtcaatgctggaaaacgttgttgcgagtccaaatttcttcgattagatcggcttggaggcgagtgtgttgttcctcttggcgcatcgcagctgaacgagccatgacattgcggatgtcgtgaggaaggccctgcacgggcggctcggtgacaacgtagttactcccggtgctggcgagcggatcgtcgctccacaaagtgacgtTATCTTGTTCGTCCTCaacaatcatgttatgcattatgatacatgcatacattgtgTCGGCGATGTTtgaccgctgccaaccacgggccgcccccttcacgatagcccaccgcgcttggaggactccgaatgcacgctcgacatctttccgagccgcctcttgcctttgggcaaacattgccctccgatcggttgtcggagctgtgatagtcttcacgaacacgggccatcgagggtagatcccgtctgccagatagtaccccatactataccgacggtggttggccgtgaactctacgttcggtgctcgcccagcacacaagtcgttgaacaatggagactcgttcaacacattgaggtcgttgttggaccccgcgacaccaaagtaggcatgccagatccacaatctgcaatcggcaacggcctccaacacaatcgtgggatgtgtgcccttgtgcccgctagtgtattgtcctctccaagccgttggacaattcttccactgccagtgcatacagtcgatgcttccaagcatccccgggaagccgtgggcccgctcgtgcatgtcgaccaacttgctaacgtcgtcggtcgttggctttctcaagtacgtatccttgaatgcttcgacgactgcccgacagaatctagcgagggactcccgtccagtaggctcgcttacatggagatactcatcgaacatatctgatgtagttccgtaagcgagttgacgaatggcagacgtgcatttctgcaacgtcgatatactttcccggcccacagcatcggtagtttggcagaaatacgggtcacgagctacaacggcgttgacaatgcgtatgaacaaaggcctccgcatccggaaccggcgacggaacatctgatcactccatcgcggatctctagagaaataatccgtgaaaagccgcaaggcagcttgttcacggtctcggtgaatatacatccgggtaCGTGGTACCCGGGTTCGTTGTTCGTTCCGagcttgaatagcagcttggaagcgttcaacttcgttgttcatttcttcttggattgccggtacCGCCTCTCCTAACACTCGGGTCAAttgatcttcgaatattctttgacgaggaggcattttttcgaattttaggaagagatttgaagttgaatgtgaagttgaatgtgtatgaaaatggtgtagtatttatagaaaaaaatttcgaatttaaaataaaaaaaaaaaatatttggttGCGGCCCgacccgtcaccgtgcaacgctgggccgggacgcgggacttgcggcccgtctccgtgcaaccccgtcccgggccgggacgcgggacgctcccCAGGCCGGTCACGCGTCACCGGGACGGTCCTGAGCCGTGCCGCActtccgtgtaatgcatgggacgggccgggactcgcaatttgcggcccggccccaagCGTTACGCATGCTCTTAGGTATCTAAATGAAGCACGTAAGCTCTAGCAGCACCACCGTTAAAGTAAATCCGCACCTTTCATTCGTTGCCACGTGGCGCACCTCCTCCCTCGCTCACCTCTATATAGTTACGACCACCAAACCCAAACCCTTATTCACGCATTTCTCTTCATTCCAAAGCTGCCGCACGAAGCTTTGCCCGAGACTAAAGGAAGCTTTGCCAAACCCTAGATCTCGCTGCAGCTCTCTCCAGAATTCAACGTAAATTTTCCAGTGCTGCTTCTTTTCACGCGATTTTGCGTTTCTATATATTCGATTTCGAATTTCTTCTCTTTTGTGGTCAGAGAATTGAGTTTTGCTTTGCAGATGGTGTCTGATGCGAGTAAGAAAAAGGCGGCTCAGAAGAAGGCCGCGGCCGCCGCTAAAAGAGGCGCTAAGGCCACAGCATCTAAGGCGGCTGCGCCTGAGAACGGTAGCAGCAATGTTGATGGTCTGTCCAGCGGAGTTGGGGATCTTGTCATTTCTGATCGGACGTGTACCGGTGTTCTCTGCTCCCATCCTTTGTCCCGAGATATTCGGGTGAGCACTCGATCCCCTATTTTCTATTGACTGCGTTTTTTTCTAGGAATTTATACTTTTTCAGTTTTTAAAACAAAGGGGTTGctgtttgttgataaattttCTTTGCGCGACCACCATGTTTGTTTTTTATCTGGATTTGTGTAGACAAATCGTGCACTGTTTGTGCATTATTTATGTACATGTGAATTTATGTTCACATAGACCAAAAACAGAAATTTATCCATCCGTGTCTCTTATCTGCCTTTTCCCAACTAATTTTGAGGCTTGAATGAGGTTTTGAATGGTTTATCACCGTGTCGAGTAGTTATAAGGTTAGATTTAGTTATTGAACTGTGATTTTGAGACTGCATAATAGCCCCTCAAATACTGTATGAAACTTGGAAGCAGGCTGTAGCTGTCAAAATATAATCTCACCATCAGATTGCACTGTATAGTGTTATGTGTTTTTACATGGAATACTTTTGATAATGCTAGTGGCATAACAAGTAGGTGGATTATGGCAACTTGACTTCCTGACATCGAGTTTGTGACATTAGTATCATGTTGTTAATTGGCACTTAGAGTTTACAGAATACTTCATTAATTAGACTAGGcctgaaaagaaaataattagcaTCACATGATCCTCTAATAATATGGGTTCTTTgtctttttttaatgttttctgGTGAAGTCTCATGTTTAGTTTATTGTTGCTAGCTTGGTGCACCTAGATGAGCGCCTTGTCTATCCAATAAGTTCAACCTTGTAAGGAATGCTCTGTATTAGGTAACTTGTGTACGAAttgtcattttttaaaaccGAGCAACAATATTTCTGTCCAAAAATTTGTATAATATGTACCGTCTCTTGAACGCAATCTGATAGAGGGTTTTTTTATTGTGTCATGCAGATAGAATCTCTTTCCCTGACTTTCCATGGCCATGATCTAATAGTTGACTCTGAACTAGAACTGAACTATGGCAGGTAATCAGTGTTCCTTGGATTTATATACTTTCTTATTTGTatgataatttaataattaactTGAACATTATGTTTGCTACCTATCTTTGCAGACGTTATGGTTTGCTTGGCTTGAATGGCTGTGGAAAGTCTACTCTTCTTACTTCAATAGGTGCCCGTGAGCTTCCAATTCCAGAGCACATGGATATTTATCACCTTTCCAGAGAAATTGAAGCTTCTGATATGTCCTCGCTTCAGGCTGTTATAAGTTGTGATGAGGAGCGATTGAAATTGGAGAAAGAAGTTGAAATTTTGTCTACCCAGGTATATTTCATTGCTAAAGAAcggtttttattttctttctcataataATTGCATTACACCAATGTATTTTCATGTCTTATATGTTGTAGGATGATGGTGGTGGAGAAGCCCTTGAACGCATTTATGAACGGTTGGATGCATTGGATGCAGCCACTGCTGAAAAGCGAGCTGCTGAGATTTTATTTGGTCTTGGTTTTACAAAGCAAATGCAAGAGAAAAAAACACGCGACTTTTCTGGTGGCTGGAGGATGAGGATTGCTTTAGCAAGAGCTCTCTTCATGAATCCCACTATATTGTTGCTTGATGAACCAACTAATCATCTTGGTATGCTCAGTAGATAGTATGACCTTCAGAGTATTTATGTGGCCCCATAGACTCGTGACTTTTTGTTTTATGAACATATTATATCAATGTCAATGTTGCTCCTTTTTCTTgtagtagtttttaactgatCGTGTCAATTGCTTGGTTATCTACACACTATTTTAGCTTTctcttataatttttttatcttaatttattcactttttaatgTGCACAGATTTGGAGGCATGTGTCTGGTTAGAAGAGACGTTGAAGAAGTTTGAGCGAATTCTTGTTGTGGTTTCACATTCCCAGGATTTCTTGAATGGAGTTTGCACGAACATCATACATATGCAGAGTAAGAAGATAAAGCTCTACTCTGGAAATTATGACCAGTACGTCCAAACCAGATCTGAACTCGAGGAGAACCAGATGAAACAATATAAGTGGGAACAGGAGCAGATAGCGTCAATGAAGGAATACATTGCACGGTTTGGTCATGGATCTGCTAAGCTTGCCCGTCAGGCCCAGAGTAAGGAGAAAACTTTGGCGAAGATGGAACGGGGTGGTCTTACGGAGAAGGTGGCCCGAGATAAAGTCCTTGTTTTCAATTTCACTGATGTTGGAAAGCTCCCACCACCTGTTCTTCAGTTTGTGGAAGTGAAGTTTGGCTACACACCTGATAATCTCATCTACAAGAATTTGGATTTTGGTGTGGACCTTGATTCGAGAGTGGCATTGGTTGGACCTAATGGTGCTGGTAAGAGCACACTCCTAAAGCTGATGACAGGGGATTTGGTTCCTCAAGATGGCATGGTTCGCCGCCATAACCACTTGAGGATTGCACAGTTCCATCAGCATTTGGCTGAGAAACTTGATGTGGAAATGTCAGCTCTCCAATATATGATGGGGGAGTATCCTGGGCATGAAGAAGAGAAGATGAGAGCCATAATTGGAAGGTTTGGGCTAACTGGCAAAGCACAAGTGATGCCTATGAAGAACTTGTCTGATGGGCAGAGGAGCCGCGTGATATTTGCGTGGCTGGCTTGGAGGCAGCCACACATGCTACTGCTGGATGAGCCAACTAACCATCTGGATATTGAGACAATCGACTCACTGGCGGAGGCACTTAATAACTGGGATGGTGGCTTGGTTCTTGTTAGCCACGATTTCAGACTGATAAACCAGGTTGCGAAAGAGATATGGGTGTGCGAGAATCAGGCGGTGACTCGGTGGGAGGGAGACATCATGGACTTCAAGCGGCACTTGAGGGCGAGAGCTGGTTTGTTCGACTAAGGTGAGATGGTGGCGCACGGGCTAGTTTTCCTCATCATAGCTTTGCTGCTCAGACGGGTATTCTACTGGGCGATGATGCTTGTGGTCGCGCATAAAGGAGATAGATAGATGTGAAATGGGTGCTGGCTGCTGTATTCTCTTCCTGAGGCAAATACCCTGGCGTCCAAGCGGCGGAGGTGTCTCCTCCCTCCACTAATATGTTGATGTATTGAATTGC
Proteins encoded in this window:
- the LOC121742055 gene encoding ABC transporter F family member 1-like; this encodes MVSDASKKKAAQKKAAAAAKRGAKATASKAAAPENGSSNVDGLSSGVGDLVISDRTCTGVLCSHPLSRDIRIESLSLTFHGHDLIVDSELELNYGRRYGLLGLNGCGKSTLLTSIGARELPIPEHMDIYHLSREIEASDMSSLQAVISCDEERLKLEKEVEILSTQDDGGGEALERIYERLDALDAATAEKRAAEILFGLGFTKQMQEKKTRDFSGGWRMRIALARALFMNPTILLLDEPTNHLDLEACVWLEETLKKFERILVVVSHSQDFLNGVCTNIIHMQSKKIKLYSGNYDQYVQTRSELEENQMKQYKWEQEQIASMKEYIARFGHGSAKLARQAQSKEKTLAKMERGGLTEKVARDKVLVFNFTDVGKLPPPVLQFVEVKFGYTPDNLIYKNLDFGVDLDSRVALVGPNGAGKSTLLKLMTGDLVPQDGMVRRHNHLRIAQFHQHLAEKLDVEMSALQYMMGEYPGHEEEKMRAIIGRFGLTGKAQVMPMKNLSDGQRSRVIFAWLAWRQPHMLLLDEPTNHLDIETIDSLAEALNNWDGGLVLVSHDFRLINQVAKEIWVCENQAVTRWEGDIMDFKRHLRARAGLFD